The following coding sequences are from one Streptomyces sp. NBC_01294 window:
- a CDS encoding TauD/TfdA family dioxygenase, with protein MPTWELNPGRPALAHVPATADLAEACAWLRENEAALTAALHEHGTIFLRGLPVAQSADVAAVRDVLIPEPTPYREKATPRSDFGNGVFSSTDLPPAQSIRMHNENSYTLTFPGRLLFACLTAPGTGGATPTADVRKVLAGLPDHLVERGRSSGWTLTRAYSDYISLGWRTAFGTEERADVERYCRENGIAWEWQPDGNLRTSQLRSATIHHPHTGEEVWFNHLAFWNEWSLDPDIREAMVDEFGPDGLPFNTGFGDGEPLSREDVDALNAAYEAATVREPWQVGDVMLVDNMLCAHGRDPFGGDRKIAVAMGRPVDLLDCRPTVHPTAAVPA; from the coding sequence ATGCCGACCTGGGAGCTGAACCCCGGCCGTCCCGCCCTCGCCCACGTGCCGGCCACCGCCGACCTCGCCGAGGCCTGCGCGTGGCTGCGGGAGAACGAGGCCGCGCTGACCGCCGCCCTGCACGAGCACGGCACGATCTTCCTGCGCGGACTGCCGGTGGCGCAGAGCGCCGACGTCGCCGCCGTCCGCGACGTGCTGATCCCCGAGCCCACCCCGTACCGGGAGAAGGCCACCCCGCGCAGCGACTTCGGCAACGGCGTCTTCTCCTCCACCGACCTGCCGCCCGCCCAGTCGATCCGGATGCACAACGAGAACAGCTACACCCTGACCTTCCCCGGCCGGCTGCTCTTCGCCTGCCTGACCGCCCCCGGGACGGGCGGCGCCACCCCGACCGCCGATGTCCGCAAGGTCCTCGCCGGGCTCCCCGACCACCTGGTGGAGCGGGGCCGGTCCTCCGGCTGGACGCTCACCCGCGCCTACTCGGACTACATCTCGCTCGGCTGGCGCACCGCCTTCGGCACCGAGGAGCGCGCCGACGTCGAGCGGTACTGCCGGGAGAACGGCATCGCCTGGGAGTGGCAGCCGGACGGCAACCTGCGCACCAGCCAGCTGCGTTCGGCCACCATCCACCACCCGCACACCGGCGAGGAGGTCTGGTTCAACCACCTGGCCTTCTGGAACGAGTGGTCGCTCGACCCGGACATCCGGGAGGCCATGGTCGACGAGTTCGGCCCGGACGGCCTGCCGTTCAACACCGGCTTCGGCGACGGCGAACCGCTCTCCCGGGAGGACGTGGACGCCCTCAACGCGGCCTACGAGGCCGCCACCGTCCGCGAGCCCTGGCAGGTCGGCGACGTGATGCTGGTCGACAACATGCTGTGCGCGCACGGCCGCGACCCGTTCGGCGGCGACCGCAAGATCGCCGTCGCGATGGGCCGCCCCGTCGACCTCCTGGACTGCCGGCCCACGGTGCACCCGACCGCCGCAGTCCCCGCCTGA
- a CDS encoding MbtH family protein: MSNPFEDDNSGYLVLVNDENQHSLWPVWIDVPAGWTTVHGEATRQECLDWIEVNWADIRPASLLATLDQR, from the coding sequence ATGAGCAACCCGTTCGAGGACGACAACTCCGGCTACCTGGTCCTGGTCAACGACGAGAACCAGCACTCGCTCTGGCCGGTCTGGATCGACGTGCCGGCCGGCTGGACCACCGTCCACGGCGAGGCCACCCGCCAGGAGTGCCTCGACTGGATCGAGGTCAACTGGGCCGACATCCGCCCGGCGAGCCTGCTCGCCACCCTCGACCAGCGGTGA
- a CDS encoding cytochrome P450 translates to MLTTATATATTTGTATSTAVDLTDPGLWARPDTPALVADMRREAPVHLTDTVDDGPVWSVLTYRESAEVLRNAAVYSSESGSLLGSGEGKVPVGSGRMMALTDPPRHRDLRAPANPFFSKGGVRGAARSIAERAGELFDRAVEQGDVDLVDVVSALPLAVMCDLLDVPEKDREMVVRVCDVAFLGRTPEERRAGHQQLIPYLLHQVMLRRSDPRDDLISMMATYKVGGRLLPIEDVVLNLDNIVVGGVQTVRHTAAMGLHTLVQRPDLWRKLQQGEVSMDSAVDELLRWTSVGLHTLRTATRDVELGGRQIRRGDRVAVWVWSADRDPEAFEQPEEIRLDRSPNKHLALGLGAHYCIGAPLAKAELSALYSAALEKAALIEPTGPVTYNRSIINFGLDHFPVRLTPR, encoded by the coding sequence ATGCTGACCACCGCCACCGCCACCGCCACCACGACCGGCACCGCCACCAGCACTGCCGTCGACCTCACCGACCCCGGCCTGTGGGCCCGGCCCGACACCCCCGCCCTGGTCGCCGACATGCGCCGCGAGGCGCCCGTCCACCTGACCGACACCGTCGACGACGGCCCGGTCTGGTCCGTGCTCACCTACCGGGAGTCGGCGGAGGTACTGCGCAACGCGGCCGTGTACAGCTCGGAGTCCGGCTCGCTGCTCGGCTCGGGGGAGGGCAAGGTGCCGGTCGGCTCGGGCCGGATGATGGCCCTCACCGACCCGCCCCGCCACCGCGACCTGCGCGCCCCCGCCAACCCGTTCTTCTCCAAGGGCGGCGTGCGCGGCGCCGCCCGCTCCATCGCCGAACGGGCCGGCGAGCTCTTCGACCGGGCCGTAGAGCAGGGCGACGTGGACCTCGTCGACGTGGTCTCCGCCCTCCCGCTCGCGGTCATGTGCGACCTGCTGGACGTGCCCGAGAAGGACCGCGAGATGGTGGTCCGGGTCTGCGACGTGGCCTTCCTCGGCCGTACTCCGGAGGAACGCCGGGCCGGACACCAGCAGTTGATCCCCTACCTGCTCCACCAGGTGATGCTGCGCCGATCCGACCCGCGCGACGACCTGATCTCGATGATGGCCACGTACAAGGTCGGCGGGCGACTGCTGCCGATCGAGGACGTGGTGCTCAACCTGGACAACATCGTGGTCGGCGGTGTCCAGACCGTCCGCCACACGGCCGCCATGGGGTTGCACACGTTGGTCCAACGGCCGGATCTGTGGCGGAAGCTGCAGCAGGGCGAGGTGTCCATGGACTCCGCCGTGGACGAGCTGCTGCGCTGGACCTCGGTGGGCCTGCACACGCTGCGCACCGCCACCCGGGACGTCGAGCTCGGCGGTCGGCAGATCCGCCGCGGCGACCGGGTCGCGGTCTGGGTGTGGTCCGCGGACCGGGACCCGGAGGCCTTCGAGCAGCCCGAGGAGATCCGCCTCGACCGCTCGCCCAACAAGCACCTCGCGCTGGGCCTGGGCGCCCACTACTGCATCGGTGCCCCGCTCGCCAAGGCGGAGCTGAGCGCGCTGTACTCGGCCGCCCTGGAGAAGGCGGCCCTCATCGAGCCGACCGGGCCCGTCACCTACAACCGCTCGATCATCAACTTCGGCCTGGACCACTTCCCGGTCCGCCTCACTCCCCGCTGA
- a CDS encoding thioesterase II family protein — MTTMTPAAAATTTTSVTATLGTPAARTARPRVEGDWLLVPAPQPHRPVRLFCFPHAGGDATAYTPLARALAPVAEVWALRPPARGGRSRHPMPPDFDALVAAVAEALTPHLGGGDGGRFGFYGQSFGALLAYEVARALPADRRPEVVVVAGAPSPAEWAERGSKDLDASELLRLTGLEEMVRADPDLAELALGAIRTDLAVSATYRHRPHAPIGSALHALAGADDPMLATTGLGGWAAHTRGAFGHRVVPGGHLLATVDRPGPVDLLASLLADRQVSVPSRTAVPREQEC, encoded by the coding sequence ATGACCACCATGACCCCCGCGGCCGCCGCGACCACCACGACCAGCGTCACCGCCACGCTCGGCACCCCCGCCGCACGCACCGCCCGCCCCCGGGTCGAGGGCGACTGGCTGCTCGTCCCCGCGCCCCAACCGCACCGCCCCGTCCGGCTGTTCTGCTTCCCGCACGCCGGCGGCGACGCCACCGCCTACACCCCGCTGGCCCGCGCCCTGGCCCCCGTCGCCGAGGTCTGGGCGCTGCGCCCGCCGGCCCGCGGCGGCCGCAGCCGGCACCCGATGCCGCCCGACTTCGACGCCCTGGTGGCAGCCGTCGCCGAGGCACTGACCCCGCACCTGGGCGGCGGCGACGGCGGCCGGTTCGGTTTCTACGGACAGAGCTTCGGCGCCCTGCTCGCCTACGAGGTCGCCCGCGCGCTGCCCGCAGACCGCCGCCCCGAGGTGGTGGTCGTGGCCGGCGCGCCCAGCCCCGCCGAGTGGGCCGAGCGTGGGTCCAAGGACCTGGACGCGTCCGAACTCCTGCGGCTCACCGGCCTGGAGGAGATGGTCCGGGCCGATCCGGACCTGGCCGAGCTCGCCCTCGGCGCCATCCGCACCGACCTCGCCGTCAGCGCCACCTACCGGCACCGTCCGCACGCGCCGATCGGTTCCGCCCTCCACGCACTGGCCGGGGCGGACGACCCGATGCTCGCCACCACCGGCCTCGGCGGCTGGGCCGCCCACACCCGCGGGGCCTTCGGCCACCGCGTCGTCCCCGGCGGGCACCTGCTCGCCACCGTCGACCGGCCCGGCCCGGTCGACCTCCTGGCCTCGCTTCTGGCGGACCGCCAGGTATCCGTCCCGTCCCGTACCGCCGTCCCCAGGGAGCAGGAATGCTGA
- a CDS encoding non-ribosomal peptide synthetase, with amino-acid sequence MTTFAEPSTVTSDLLSRLRVAVAAHPGRAAVHAADGSLDFAALDRRTAALARALRANGVRRGDRVGIHLARTCDLPVALLAAWRAGAAYVPLDPAYPAERIAFMAADARLAAVVSADAAPPVPAGVPVLRPDADGPAAADFIPHPLDSAYVIHTSGSTGRPKGVEVPHGAVADLAAALELSGAYRPEPGVVAWNASVSFDASVQQWIRICRGDTLVVIDDTQRADPARLAQLLAEHGVTDLDLTPSHWQLLREPLAGARVLRLFMGGEPVPARTWRELADARIDALNLYGPTECTVDAITTPITGPGPHLGEPLPGVRAHLLDDRLAPVTAVGAVGELYLAGPGLAHGYPGHPGLTAGRFVADPFAPEPGARMYRTGDQARRSTEGLLEYVGRVDRQVKLRGFRIEPGEVEHALGALAGVSAAAVTVHEAAPGDHRLAGYVTGAAVRPADLLAELRRTLPAHLVPSTVTVLDALPLTPNGKVDHRALPAPAAPAAAPAAEGGVDEQVAEVWRTVLGVPGVEPTDDFLSLGGHSLAALRVVHLLRRKLNVELQLRDLLDAADLAGFTAAVRRAAEAGPAAVRPALTARREAVR; translated from the coding sequence ATGACCACCTTCGCCGAGCCGTCCACCGTCACCAGCGACCTGCTGTCCCGGCTGCGCGTCGCCGTCGCCGCCCACCCCGGGCGGGCCGCCGTGCACGCCGCAGACGGCAGTCTCGACTTCGCCGCCCTGGACCGCCGCACCGCCGCCCTGGCCCGCGCCCTGCGGGCAAACGGCGTCCGGCGCGGCGACCGGGTCGGGATCCACCTCGCCCGCACCTGCGACCTGCCGGTCGCCCTGCTCGCCGCCTGGCGGGCCGGCGCCGCGTACGTCCCGCTCGACCCGGCCTACCCGGCCGAGCGGATCGCCTTCATGGCCGCCGACGCCCGCCTCGCCGCCGTGGTCAGCGCCGACGCCGCGCCGCCCGTCCCGGCCGGCGTCCCGGTGCTCCGCCCGGACGCCGACGGCCCGGCGGCGGCCGACTTCATCCCGCACCCGCTCGACTCCGCCTACGTCATCCACACCTCCGGCTCCACCGGTCGCCCCAAGGGCGTGGAGGTCCCGCACGGCGCCGTCGCCGACCTCGCCGCCGCCCTCGAACTCAGTGGTGCCTACCGCCCGGAGCCGGGCGTCGTCGCCTGGAACGCCAGCGTCTCCTTCGACGCCTCCGTCCAGCAGTGGATCCGGATCTGCCGGGGCGACACCCTGGTGGTGATCGACGACACGCAGCGGGCCGACCCGGCCCGCCTCGCGCAGCTGCTCGCCGAGCACGGCGTCACCGACCTCGACCTGACCCCCTCGCACTGGCAGCTGCTCCGCGAGCCGCTGGCCGGCGCCCGTGTCCTGCGGCTGTTCATGGGCGGCGAGCCCGTGCCCGCCCGGACCTGGCGCGAACTGGCCGACGCACGCATCGACGCGCTCAACCTGTACGGGCCCACCGAGTGCACCGTCGACGCCATCACCACACCGATCACCGGCCCCGGCCCGCACCTGGGCGAACCGCTGCCCGGCGTCCGCGCCCACCTCCTGGACGACCGGCTCGCCCCCGTCACGGCGGTCGGCGCGGTCGGCGAGCTGTACCTGGCCGGGCCCGGCCTGGCGCACGGCTACCCGGGCCACCCGGGCCTGACCGCGGGCCGGTTCGTCGCGGACCCGTTCGCACCGGAGCCGGGCGCCCGGATGTACCGCACCGGAGACCAGGCCCGCCGCTCCACCGAGGGCCTGCTGGAGTACGTGGGCCGGGTGGACCGCCAGGTCAAGCTGCGCGGCTTCCGGATCGAGCCGGGCGAGGTCGAGCACGCGCTGGGCGCCCTGGCCGGCGTGAGCGCCGCCGCGGTCACCGTCCACGAGGCCGCGCCCGGGGACCACCGGCTGGCCGGCTACGTCACCGGCGCGGCCGTCCGCCCCGCCGACCTGCTCGCCGAGCTGCGCCGCACCCTGCCCGCCCACCTGGTGCCGTCCACCGTGACCGTGCTGGACGCCCTGCCGCTCACCCCGAACGGCAAGGTCGACCACCGTGCCCTGCCCGCCCCGGCGGCGCCGGCCGCGGCGCCGGCCGCGGAAGGCGGAGTCGACGAGCAGGTCGCCGAGGTCTGGCGCACCGTGCTCGGTGTGCCCGGCGTCGAACCGACCGACGACTTCCTCTCCCTCGGCGGCCACTCGCTCGCCGCCCTGCGCGTCGTCCACCTGCTGCGCCGCAAGCTCAACGTCGAGCTCCAGCTCCGCGACCTGCTGGACGCCGCCGACCTGGCCGGCTTCACCGCCGCCGTCCGGCGCGCCGCCGAGGCCGGTCCGGCCGCCGTCCGCCCCGCCCTCACCGCCCGCCGCGAGGCCGTCCGATGA
- a CDS encoding non-ribosomal peptide synthetase, with translation MSPSAALPAAPPTAPTAAALPATPPATPPVDPVRTAPVSGLQRGLWFLDRWNPRAATYTTPWTYEVTGPLDLALLQRALDGVVARHEALRTTFALHPDGPRQHVHRTLAVPLAVTDLRELPEPRRADRAEELMTARAAEPFDLTEGPLLRAEAFRLADDSTTLLFVVHHIVWDGWSADLFDRELGELYSASIEDRAPVLPALTTQYADWAEEEQHTSYEEHLAHWKQSLDGAPTLLELPGDRPRPAESSRLGATEPFDLAPGTAARVRELAEQEGVTPYTVQLAAFALLMGRWTGADDLLVGTPVTTRNRPEVADLLGYFVNLLPLRVRLAPGATFRGLLADLQDGAFDAFGYLDVPFDQLVDLLAADRTPQHPPLVQVVFGAHAEDRTPLALGDATARRTVRSNGTSKFDLTWSVFESADGGELRGEAEYSSDLFDAGTVRRLATDYADLLDAALSDPDATVLRLTSAGQSHRPARLDPGHCLHHLFERAADAYGDRPAVSDQDGTLGYAELDRRANRLAHALLARGVRPGDRVGLLLERTASVPVAILAVLKTGAAYVPVDLAAPADRAALVFGDTAVTLVLTDRPDRAPDGPWQTLDLAARAEEIAAHPAVRPPAAGRPGDLAYLIFTSGSTGRPKGAGVAHEHVSRLLDSGRDHFGFGPETVWTLFHSYAFDWTVWELWGALLHGARLVVVPYLTSRSPDEFAALLDEERVTHLCLTPSALRQLEPALRRHPRALPALRWIMLGGEALDPAVVQRWHELDPLPPARLCNLYGITETTVHVTVHDVAQGGAGFERSLVGEPMPHLTALVLDDWLRPCPPGVPGELYIGGGSLAHGYWGRPGLTAGRFVADPYGPPGARLYRTGDVARRLPDGGMEYVGRADFQVKLRGFRIELGEIENAVAAHPEVDACVVTVHEDRLAAYVTGRAPDEPGDLRAFLGRSLPEYMIPASVTVLDALPLTVNGKVDRAALPAPDRAAPTPAAGRHVEPRTPEEELFAGVWTDVLGVGGIGVHDDFFHLGGDSIRAVQLAGALHDRGWQVTLRDVFNAPTVAELLPLARPVAADPAADRPFALIAEEDRAELPPGIVDAYPMVSMQLSMVFHMEVAGGTDSYHNVNSYRITGDLDETALRRSVEEAMTRHAVLRTGLDLSGYGEPLQLVHGTLPVPIECADLRGATEDEQGKRIRTVFDHHRDRPFDLAEPPLFRITVQRLADDAFQLTVSEHHAILDGWSFTSLLTEILERHTALAADPASAPTPPPRTAFRDFVAVERAAAADQESLAYWQRRLDGATGQLWPGSEHVHELPRTVERVLPDAPGQLRTVADALAVPVKSVALAAHLHALARITGRRRVTTGLAMNGRLERLGGTEVYGLFLNTVPLVAEPEGDDLAALVRHVHREELDMMPHRRVPFARLARMMADTALDSQFGYLRFHALGRLSAARIEDGRIGSEPTLRHEPNSFAFGASLIQDPVSQRVLLAVDHQRALVDDATAEAFMDAYAEALSRLATDA, from the coding sequence GTGAGCCCGTCCGCCGCCCTGCCCGCCGCGCCGCCGACCGCCCCGACGGCCGCCGCCCTGCCCGCCACCCCACCCGCCACCCCACCCGTCGACCCGGTCCGTACCGCGCCCGTCTCGGGCCTCCAGCGCGGCCTCTGGTTCCTCGACCGGTGGAACCCGCGGGCCGCCACCTACACCACCCCCTGGACGTACGAGGTCACCGGCCCGCTCGACCTCGCGCTGCTCCAGCGGGCGCTGGACGGCGTGGTCGCCCGGCACGAGGCGCTGCGCACCACCTTCGCCCTGCACCCCGACGGCCCGCGCCAGCACGTCCACCGCACCCTCGCCGTGCCGCTCGCCGTCACCGACCTCCGCGAGCTGCCCGAACCCCGACGGGCGGACCGCGCCGAGGAGTTGATGACGGCACGGGCCGCCGAACCATTCGACCTGACCGAGGGCCCGCTGCTGCGCGCCGAGGCGTTCCGCCTCGCCGACGACAGCACCACGCTGCTGTTCGTCGTCCACCACATCGTCTGGGACGGCTGGTCGGCCGACCTCTTCGACCGCGAACTCGGCGAGCTCTACAGCGCGTCGATCGAGGACCGGGCCCCCGTGCTGCCGGCGCTCACCACCCAGTACGCCGACTGGGCGGAGGAGGAGCAGCACACCTCGTACGAGGAACACCTCGCCCACTGGAAGCAGAGCCTCGACGGCGCCCCCACCCTGCTGGAGCTGCCCGGCGACCGGCCGCGGCCCGCCGAGAGCAGCCGGCTCGGCGCCACCGAGCCGTTCGACCTCGCACCCGGCACCGCGGCCCGGGTCCGGGAGCTCGCCGAACAGGAGGGCGTCACCCCGTACACCGTCCAACTCGCCGCCTTCGCCCTGCTGATGGGCCGTTGGACCGGCGCCGACGACCTGCTCGTCGGCACCCCGGTCACCACCCGCAACCGGCCCGAAGTCGCCGATCTGCTCGGCTACTTCGTCAACCTGCTGCCGCTGCGCGTCCGGCTCGCACCCGGCGCCACCTTCCGCGGGCTGCTCGCCGACCTCCAGGACGGCGCCTTCGACGCCTTCGGCTACCTCGACGTCCCCTTCGACCAGCTGGTCGACCTGCTCGCCGCCGACCGCACCCCGCAGCACCCGCCGCTGGTCCAGGTGGTGTTCGGCGCCCACGCCGAGGACCGCACGCCGCTGGCGCTCGGCGACGCCACCGCCCGGCGCACCGTCCGCTCCAACGGCACCAGCAAGTTCGACCTCACCTGGTCCGTCTTCGAGAGTGCCGACGGAGGCGAACTGCGCGGCGAGGCCGAGTACAGCAGCGACCTCTTCGACGCCGGTACCGTGCGCCGGCTCGCCACCGACTACGCCGACCTGCTGGACGCAGCCCTCAGCGACCCGGACGCCACCGTCCTGCGGCTCACCTCCGCCGGGCAGTCGCACCGCCCCGCCCGGCTCGACCCGGGCCACTGCCTGCACCACCTCTTCGAGCGGGCCGCCGACGCGTACGGCGACCGGCCCGCCGTGAGCGACCAGGACGGCACCCTCGGCTACGCCGAACTCGACCGCCGCGCCAACCGGTTGGCCCACGCCCTGCTCGCCCGCGGGGTGCGCCCCGGCGACCGGGTCGGCCTGCTGCTGGAGCGCACCGCCTCCGTGCCGGTCGCGATCCTGGCCGTGCTCAAGACCGGCGCCGCCTACGTGCCGGTCGACCTCGCGGCCCCGGCCGACCGGGCGGCCCTGGTCTTCGGCGACACCGCCGTCACCCTGGTCCTCACCGACCGGCCCGACCGCGCCCCGGACGGTCCCTGGCAGACCCTCGACCTCGCCGCCCGGGCCGAGGAGATCGCCGCCCACCCGGCCGTCCGGCCCCCCGCCGCCGGCCGCCCCGGCGACCTCGCCTACCTCATCTTCACCTCCGGCTCCACCGGCCGGCCCAAGGGCGCCGGCGTCGCCCACGAGCACGTCAGCCGCCTCCTCGACTCCGGCCGGGACCACTTCGGCTTCGGCCCGGAGACGGTCTGGACGCTGTTCCACAGCTACGCCTTCGACTGGACGGTCTGGGAGCTCTGGGGCGCCCTGCTGCACGGCGCCCGCCTGGTCGTCGTCCCCTACCTCACCAGTCGCTCGCCCGACGAGTTCGCCGCCCTGCTCGACGAGGAACGGGTCACCCACCTCTGCCTGACCCCCTCGGCGCTGCGGCAGCTCGAACCGGCGCTGCGCCGCCACCCGCGAGCCCTGCCCGCACTGCGGTGGATCATGCTCGGCGGCGAGGCGCTCGACCCGGCCGTGGTCCAGCGCTGGCACGAGCTCGACCCGCTGCCGCCCGCCCGGCTCTGCAACCTGTACGGCATCACCGAGACCACCGTCCACGTCACCGTCCACGACGTCGCGCAGGGCGGCGCGGGCTTCGAGCGCAGCCTGGTCGGCGAACCCATGCCGCACCTCACCGCGCTCGTCCTCGACGACTGGCTGCGCCCCTGCCCGCCCGGCGTCCCCGGCGAGCTGTACATCGGCGGCGGCAGCCTCGCGCACGGCTACTGGGGCCGCCCCGGCCTCACCGCCGGCCGCTTCGTCGCCGACCCGTACGGCCCGCCCGGCGCCCGGCTCTACCGGACCGGCGACGTCGCCAGGCGGCTGCCGGACGGCGGGATGGAGTACGTCGGCCGGGCGGACTTCCAGGTGAAGCTGCGCGGCTTCCGGATCGAGCTCGGCGAGATCGAGAACGCCGTCGCCGCCCACCCCGAGGTGGACGCCTGCGTGGTCACCGTGCACGAGGACCGGCTCGCCGCGTACGTCACCGGGCGCGCGCCGGACGAGCCCGGGGACCTGCGGGCCTTCCTCGGCCGCTCGCTGCCCGAGTACATGATCCCGGCGAGCGTCACCGTGCTGGACGCGCTGCCGCTCACCGTCAACGGCAAGGTCGACCGGGCCGCGCTGCCCGCCCCCGACCGGGCCGCGCCCACCCCCGCCGCCGGCCGGCACGTCGAGCCGCGCACGCCGGAGGAGGAGCTGTTCGCCGGCGTCTGGACGGACGTGCTCGGAGTCGGCGGGATCGGCGTCCACGACGACTTCTTCCACCTCGGCGGGGACTCCATCCGCGCCGTCCAGCTGGCCGGCGCCCTGCACGACCGGGGCTGGCAGGTCACCCTGCGGGACGTCTTCAACGCCCCCACCGTCGCCGAACTGCTGCCGCTGGCCCGCCCGGTGGCCGCTGACCCCGCCGCGGACCGGCCGTTCGCGCTGATCGCCGAGGAGGACCGGGCGGAGCTGCCGCCAGGGATCGTCGACGCCTACCCGATGGTCTCGATGCAGCTCTCCATGGTCTTCCACATGGAGGTCGCCGGCGGCACCGACAGCTACCACAACGTCAATTCCTACCGGATCACCGGCGACCTCGACGAGACCGCGTTGCGGCGCTCGGTCGAGGAGGCGATGACCCGGCACGCCGTCCTGCGCACCGGCCTCGACCTCTCCGGCTACGGCGAACCGCTCCAACTGGTGCACGGCACGCTGCCCGTGCCGATCGAGTGCGCGGACCTGCGGGGAGCGACGGAGGACGAGCAGGGGAAGCGGATCCGTACGGTCTTCGACCACCACCGGGACCGGCCCTTCGACCTCGCCGAACCGCCGCTCTTCCGGATCACCGTCCAGCGGCTGGCCGACGACGCCTTCCAGCTCACCGTCTCCGAGCACCACGCCATCCTCGACGGCTGGAGCTTCACCTCGCTGCTCACCGAGATCCTCGAACGGCACACCGCGCTCGCCGCGGATCCGGCCTCCGCGCCCACCCCGCCGCCGCGCACCGCCTTCCGGGACTTCGTCGCGGTGGAACGCGCGGCCGCCGCCGACCAGGAGTCCCTGGCGTACTGGCAGCGGCGGCTCGACGGGGCCACCGGCCAGCTCTGGCCGGGCAGCGAGCACGTCCACGAACTGCCCCGCACGGTGGAGCGGGTCCTGCCCGACGCCCCCGGGCAGCTGCGCACGGTCGCCGACGCGCTCGCCGTCCCGGTCAAATCGGTCGCGCTCGCCGCCCACCTGCACGCTCTGGCCCGGATCACCGGGCGCCGCCGGGTCACCACCGGGCTGGCGATGAACGGCCGGCTGGAACGGCTCGGCGGCACCGAGGTGTACGGACTGTTCCTCAACACCGTGCCGCTGGTCGCCGAGCCGGAAGGGGACGACCTGGCCGCGCTGGTGCGGCACGTGCACCGGGAGGAGCTGGACATGATGCCGCACCGCCGGGTGCCGTTCGCCCGGCTGGCCCGGATGATGGCCGACACCGCGCTCGACAGCCAGTTCGGCTACCTGCGGTTCCATGCGCTGGGCCGGCTCAGCGCGGCCCGGATCGAGGACGGCCGGATCGGCAGCGAGCCGACCCTGCGACACGAGCCCAACAGCTTCGCCTTCGGCGCCTCGCTGATCCAGGACCCGGTCTCGCAGCGCGTGCTGCTGGCCGTGGACCACCAGCGCGCGCTGGTGGACGACGCCACGGCCGAGGCCTTCATGGACGCCTACGCGGAGGCCCTCTCCCGCCTGGCGACCGACGCCTGA